Below is a genomic region from Microcaecilia unicolor chromosome 9, aMicUni1.1, whole genome shotgun sequence.
CAGAAGAAACTATTATATCTCCCTGTGAATTCTAGATCAAATTGTGAAGACCAACTAAGGTTCTGGAAATGACCTGAACCTtcttaggtcttttttttttttttttcctccctgtaggataatggaagaaaaaattctagaagATTCATGTTTGTATATAACTTGATGTACACCCTTTAATGTCACTTGATAAGTAAGTTTGGAACACAGCCTCTAGTTCTGCTAATGTACTTAATTCTAAAATCCTGCAAATGCATTTGAGGAAACCTTTGAGGTCTGTTAGTAGGGTTCATATTCTTGGATATTATGGTAGATAACATGGAAAATTGTCATCTCCcctaaagcagtagaatttttaaAAGTTCATCTGCAGCTGAAAATCATTGTAGTTGAGTTTTCATCAACTTGGCTCTCACCTTTACCAGTTTATCCTTATTAGAAACTGCTGCAAACATCATAGGTTTATATTAATGGATAGAAGTGTttggaagattaaaaaaaaaaaaaaaaaaaaagctcgatGAATGATGGTATTTCCCCTTTTACTTCCAACTTTTGTAGCTGGGATGAAACTCATTCACCATTACCTAGAGCTATTTGTTGGAAGAGCATCTACAATAGAAATACAAGTGATCTGGGGAGGATTAACTGAGAACAGACTTGGAAGTTGTTGGACTTAATCTTAGAATGGAGGCTTAGTAGCGACAGGCCTAACAAGTTTAATACTTCAGCCTCTGCCTTTCGGGTACCATGTCACTTTCTCACGTTTGTGATACAGATCAGTCATTTTCTTGGAGACTTTGATGGTTCAAAGGCCATACAAGGTGTCTTTTGAAattcagctgatttttttttttgcaccaaaaGGCATGGATAGTTCTCTATATAATGAGCCTTAATGTTATAGAATCCTGTTACCCTACCTCCCAACTGTGTGATTAAACCAAATCTGTACAAGGAATGACATTTCTTTCCCTGAGCAAGCTGTGGGCTTTTAATGCAGTGCAATTGACACATATAACCAAAACAGCATTGTactaaaaaaaaagtcagaataTTTGCAGCAAGTTGACGCCTTGTGATTTTAGAACATGTCCACAGATCAGATACTTCATCAGATCACCATGTTTTACACTTAATAAAATGTACTTGTACTAGCAAAATTGAAGTTATTCTGACgccaataacttttttttttttttttttccctcaggtGTTTACATTTTAATAGGTGCTGGAGCACTTATGATGGTGGTTGGCTTCTTGGGATGTTGTGGTGCAATTCAGGAATCTCAGTGTATGCTGGGACTGGTAGGTACTGAACTTCACACGTCTGGTGCTTATACCTCCCTAATCAGGTTGAGTTACGGGGTTTAAAATCCTTTTGCAGAATGATGGAAAATTATTGTGCACCTGTTGCATCCTAAAGAAATTACTGCTTAAATAGGCCATTACTGTAAAATGATTTCTATTGTGTTTTTAAAAATGGAGGGTCTACTCAGTTAAGTCATCATAAATCAGTCCATAAGCCGTTCCCACCAGACAGTACTTTCATTTCTGTAGTACTTCAGGTTTATGCAGGTGCTTAAGGACCACAGTTCCTTATAACCAGATTTCCTTAGTGTCCTTACCAGACTGGTCCAGAACTTGATGGCTGTTCCTGCCAACAGAAGTGGAGACATTCTAGAATTCTGGGCTCTACTCTCTAAGGGCACCATACACCCTCAGGTGTTCAGTATTTCATTGTCTCCGGCAAATAGTGACTAGAAATTTGTACAATTCCTGGACAGCTGCTGAAAAGAATCTCCTGGGCCAGTTGGAGAACTGGTATCCAGttgaaaaggagggggaaaaaaaatccattttatacattttttttttttgaatgatatCTTGGATGAGTAAAAATTTCTCTTGCCCAGCCCattacattgtaaatagtatactgtgacactttctttgaatatttttactgctgtaattgtctattgcttgtttgtttttattgttgtacaccaccttgagtgaattccttcaaaggcAGTAagtaaatctactactactactatttagcatttctatagcgctacaaggcgtacgcagcgctgcacaaacatagaagaaagacagtccctgctcaaagagcttacaatctaatagacaaaaaataaagtaatcaaatcaattaatgtgaacgggaaggaagaggagggtaggtggaggcgagtggttacgagtcaaaagcatgttagaggtgggctttgtctagatttaaaggtggccaaggatatggggcaagacgtaggggttcaggaagtttattccagtttGATTGCTATGAAAACCTGAATTAAGCTTAGCTTTTCTCCTGTGTCAGAGTCCTTCCCTCCTACAAAGCCATTCCAAGGTGAACCAGGATTTTCTGTTCATACCAGACTTTTGAGGTAGGCTACAGCTGTGGTATCAATTTGTTTTTGTCTTGATGGTACCCAGGATAAATTTGAGCAgagctcccatggaggttactaCAGAATGTGCCAAGCACTGTCCTCAGTACGAGAGACTGCTCTACTTGGACTCCTTTATTGGACTATAATACCAGCTCAGCTTCTCAAAGAACATTTCTGGTAAGAGTAGAGATTGGCACCTGCTCCTGTCTACCTGCATTTTTCAGGTTGAATCCATGGGGAAAGGTAGTCTTAGCTGACAAAGGGGGACCTTGTCTGGTCCATAGGGAACCTTGAAACACAAATATACTTTAGCACTTAGaacattactactaatcatttctatagcgctactagacgtacggaacgctgtacacctgaacatgaagagacagtccctgctcgtcagagcttacaatctaattaggacagactaacaggacaaacaagagataagggaatattagaggatgatgaaataagggttctgaacaagtgaataaaggttaggagttaaaagcagcatcaaaaaggtgggcttttagcttagatttgaagacggccagagatagagcttgacgtaccggctcaggaagtctattccaggcatatggtgcagcaagataaaaggaatggagtctggagttagcagtggaggagaagggtgcagatgagagatttacccagtgagcagagttcctggggaggaatgtagggagagaatggagaggtactgaggagctgtagagtgaatgcacttataggtcaataagaggagtttgaactgtatgcggaaacggataggaagccagtgaagtgacttgaggagagggctaatatgagcataatgaaactggtggaatattagtcgtgcagcagaattttgaacagattgaagaggagagagaggctaAGTAGGAgcacctgtgagaagcaagttgcaatagtctaagcgagaggtgataacagtgtggatgagggttctggtagtgtgctcagaaaggaaagggtgaattttgctgctgATATAGAGAAATGAccggttttagcagtctgttgagtatgtgcagagagggaggagtcgaagatgaccccaaggttacgagctgatgagacaggaaggatgagtgttatccacagaaataaagaataggggaggaggagaggttggttaggGGGAAGGATAAGAAGCTCtgtcttggtcatatttagtttcagatggtgctgagacatccaggcagcaatgtcggacaggcAAGCTGATACTTTGACTTAGGTTCAAGGTTTTGACCGTGAAACCATTCCAAGCAGATATTGTACTCAGGAGAGAATTTCACAGCCTGCTGAAGTCTGTAATCTTGCTTCCTATACCTCTCAGAGCAGGCTTTTAATCAGAGTATGCCGTTGTCTCCTGAATTTACTTCACAAAGCTTTATTATATGGCTCTCAAAAGACTTGGTTCCAGAGCACTTTACAGTGGTCCCCAGGGACTGTGTGGACTCGTCTGCACCAAAGCGTAGACGTTTACGAAGCTTTAGAGGATTGCAATTGGGATCAATTGTGGTCTGCTGTGGCGTCAAACTGTGCAGAGTATCTTTACTGCCTGAGGAGAAAGAAGTTGGACTATTCCAGTAGAGAGGTTCTAAAGGATCTGCAGGATCGAAAGATAGACCATTCTTAGCTATTGATGTCTCAGCCCTGAGACTTAAAAGCATGCACTGCTTATGTTTCAAGAGTAGGacaaggatgtcctttgctagaCCAGAGGATATCTCTGCAGATTTCCTCCAGCTTACAAAGAAGCCTCATCTATACAGCAGATACTGACTTAGAGCTTCTGATTTCCTTTCAAAGACTCCTGTGTCTTCAGAATTGGTCTACAGAGGGATAGCTGCTGCTTGGGCAGAGTCACGGGCAGTAGCACCTATGGATATTTATAAAGCAACTACCTGGTCTTTTCTCCACACTTTTGAAGAGCATTAGAGTTGACATGATGCATGAACAGAAAACTTCACTTGGTTCTGAGGTTCCCAGGAGTATTTTTCAGTTTTCTATCCTTAAGAATTGCTTTGCTACATCCAATTTTGGATTAGTTTGATAacgctaaggaaggagacatTCTtaccattttctttcctttagtcctaccatgCCAGTCCAGAAGCCATCTGACTATTCCATATTATTTGTCAAGTCAAAATGTGACAGCTATAGATCTTGGCTTGTTTCAGAATGCTTGTCTTTGCTTTTGGACTATTAATatttttctgacatttttccCCCTCTTCTAAATCTGTGGGCTAGGCCTTCTCCATAAGCTAGTGGTAGTCAAGGACTGCAAAACGggacattttcaggatatccctatgaGTGTGCATGTTCATTATTGGATAGTTTGAAAACCTATCCATCTACAGCTCCCACTGGAGTGAAGGACACTGCAGAAGCAAAGTCCTCTGCTTAGACGGAAAAATATGTTATCCAGAGAGTTAACTTGCTTTAGCATGCCTATGTTTTcaattttgaaggggggggggggtgggtgtatTAAGTGCAGGGGAAGGTGATTCCAGTCTTCATGCCATAAGTATTTACTTCGAGTCAAATCATTTTGGTCTAACAGATGCAATTAAAATCTTAGTTCAAAAGAgctccacactgaatatgcaggagatgcATTTGTAAGTTTTGCATCCATTGGAGGCACTATACCATGCATATTTAGTATGGATGTCCGCGATTGACTTGATTCTTGAACTGGCGTCAACTACCccagcaataattctgaaaagctaAGTTCTTGACACTGCATTCTGTAAATCCTTGTTTACATATCAGAGCATACAATAAGtctaattttgtatttttatttttttttttaccatagttCTTTGGATTCCTCCTCCTCATTTTTGCCATTGAAGTAGCAGCTGCTATATGGGGCTTTGCAAATAAAGGCAAGGTAAGGTATATTGCCTTAGGTCTAAGAAATCTAGGTAATCGTATGGGCTTTCTAGTTTTCAATCTTGGCTGCTCAGTGGACACTTCTATTATGCAGCACTAATAATGGTGCTAGAAATGGTCTCCAGTATGTCCTCACCTCTATTATGAAAATGTGGTGAGTAGAATACCACTTCAAAGAACTGGTTCTAGTCACGACTCCTGAGTGTTACTCCAGCTAACACTATACACCTTTGTATGCTTGACTGAAAATGTGCAACCCTGCAGCAAAGAAGAAATTGAGTTTGTAAGACGCAACAACCATTCTGGCAAAACTCTGaattcttgctactttttggcagtctgccaggtacttgtgacctggattggccatggatGGAAGTGGCtagtgggctagatagaccattggtctaaccccaTATAGTTATTTTTAtgtagggggaaatgggacttgatatacgccctttctgaggtttttgcaactacattcaaagcggttttacatatattcaggtacttatttgtaccaggggcaatggagggttagtgacttgcccaggagtcacaaggagctgcagtggggaatcgaactcagttccccaggatcaaagtgcactgcactaaccactaggctactcctccatgtacTGACTGCAGGGCAAGCGTCTTGGAGTGCTGCCAAAACGTGGTGGCAGCACCCTTGTAGCTGGTCTTGCCATTTGCATTGCTGCTTTAGTGTAATGTTGCACGTGAGAGGAAAATGGTGCCCCACATGAGGAATGCAGCCCCGTTATACAGTGCTCCCATCATTTACTGGTCCCCATCTATAGTACAGTTAAAACGGAATACTTGACTGCCGGGAGACTCGTCCCCAAAAGTAGGTTTTTTTATGGGCTGATAACTGTAATACCAATGATGGAAGGTGGGGTAGATGCTGTACTTGAGCTTTTGATTCTAAGCTGTGCTGACGAATGAATGTGCAAAGGACAGAATGTAATTAGCCCAGCTGTGCAGCAGAGGCAACAGTTGATAAGTACAAAATACGAGTGACTGACACTTGGTATGACTTGCGTAGGGGTGTGTGCATGGCTCAGGAGTTCAAACTGATGGCAAATTGTGAGCCTGAATAACTTAGTCAAGGCTGTGAGCCTGGTGGGGAGAGGGTGGTTCAGAATGTAAACAACTTGAGGATAGCCAGGACAACTCCGCTGTCCTTGTGATGACCCAGAACTCAAACTATAATGGAAACCTTGATCATCTAGTGTTAGCTGAACCTTGAAAATGACCTGAATGTCTCATTCCCTAGTAGGTACTTGTTTGCTCGGTTAACCTGGAATCCTGGTGATTTTTCAATTCCGTCTGTATAGAATGGGTTCCGGGAAGTCGTGCTGGATACTAGAAATACCTTGATTTTGTTTTCTAGGTGATTGAAGAATTGCAAAACTTTTATAGAGATACATACTCAAAATACATGCAGACTAGAGAGGACTCTGTAAAGGAAACTCTGAGGACAATCCAGCTTGCAGTAAGTGCATTTCTTTGAATTATCCAAAACAAGTCGTATATCACAACACCCCGATTCAAATAAGTTTGTAAAATGTTATATTAAATTAGTAAAGAGATTAATTGTAGCCATGTCAAATCTTACAACATTTTTGCCTTTAGATTGTGTGAAGCTGTTTAGCATTTGGTTAGATCTTAAGTCCTGCAGCCGGGAAATATTAAAAATTGAGCCGGATCCCTCTGATCACTGACACAAATTGTCATTGAAATTAAGGACTGTTCAGCTTGGGGAAAGGGAATATTTGCTTATAAAATCGTTAACCCTTAACTCTTAAAACGGAgaacactccatgaaactaagcAGCAGATGGAAAGATTAGTGTTTTAGACAGCACATAAATTTTATAATCTGTTGGAGGATGTGGGCAGTGACTTGACTTATACAACAGTAggaataaaaggtttggataggttCTGAAGGAAGTCTACCAACTAACCAGGTAGACTTCTGCCTTGAACAAACTGTAAAGAAATTTTGGTCTACTCTTCAGCATCTTGTAGGTCCTTATGACCCAGACTGGCAACCATTTGAGAGGTGGTTTGGCTTGAATCCTTATTCTCTAATTGTGTACatggtaaaaacatttttagaaagCAAGACTTTAAATGGCTATAAATGAAATCTTTACCAGAACACTTCAGGAAAGCTAGGATGCAATTTATTTTATACATAAGTGAGCAGTAATCTGGCTGCCATAAAAATTACTATTGGATGTGAACAAACTTAAGATCGGAATATAAATTGGCTCACTGGAAGTGTGTAATACAAATATTTCACATTATGTAAACAAAGTTAGATactccaacaacaacaaaaagtaaaaacaaaacttaaagtacCTAGAGGATATGCACTTCTATCTAGACCTATGGatctcctgtaatttttcacagcatTTCAATGAATAAAATTACAATGTTGCGTGCCTACAAGCACACTCCAATGAATAGCTTGTAGGCATGCTACCTTGTCTCCTATGTACAGGGGTCTGGAATCCAGGAGGGTTCACTCAGGTGTTGTATTCATGGGATGGGTACACATTGGCTGACTTAAACAGGGTTATCTTTACCCagatgagtggggggggggggggggggggggggggagggggagtggaaataGTACAGATGGGTTTGGGAAAATAGAAATCTGTTTTCAAAACTTTGATAATGTTAGTGTTTTCAGAGATTCAGAAAATATCTAGTTTTAATCAGAACTTTAACACATGCCTCTCTTTTTTTTGCAGCTGAACTGCTGTGGTATGACTGGAGCAGTTGAGCAGTTGCTTTCAGACACTTGTCCTAAACAGGAAGGACTTAGCGTTTTAACTGTAAAGGTATTGTATTCTCAGTTTGAGAGAGTGCAGCATCTTAGGAGTGACTTTATAAATCTGTTACTATGAAGTAAGCCAGATTGCCCATCTTTGTAGGTATGTAATGGTTGCTTAGGACTTGATGAAGCAAGCTGTATAAACAGACCAGCAAGGTGTCATACATAAGATATTAGGTGATCATTGAATGGTTAGCGCTCGTTAAGGCATCGAGGATTAGCACTGAGCTTTCATaactgaggatttttttttttccccatatcTTCTGGATCCCCACTAGCTCAGCCACTGCAGCAGTGGTTTTTGGCCATGGCGGATTGCGGCTTCCTCTAAAGCCTGGTAAATGTGCCCCCCTACGTTTGACTGTTAAGTGTCACTGTTGAAACAGCAATGCGTTCCTGTACAGCATTCATAGCTGGCTCAGAAAACAAGATCAAACTAAGGACCCTGTAATTGGAGATAGACAGCTCTGGCATTGAGCCTCTAAGCCTGCCCTAGCCCAGGCTCTGCTGTTTCCAATCTACGTAGATGTGAATTTCAAGGTATGATTAAAAGCATCTCTTGGTAGTGCTAATCTTCAGACAAAAGGATTTGGTATGGAAAGATCTAGCCAGCTACATAACCAAGGTTGGGCATCCAATAACTTTTTTGGATTTTTTAAACTTAAGGGTGCACACAAAGGAGAATCTATAAATGCTGGGCAAAACACCGGCGCTGAGAAAGATCTGTgaaaagcgctgttctataaagaccaTATGTAGTGCCAGTCCCCATTCCTAACTTTGGCCCTACTGAAACCTGGTCTATAATGCTGCTGCCAAGTTAGGCTCATTTACCCAGTATTCTATAGCTACATGTGTAACTTTctgaaatgcccctgacacacccatggcaaTAGCCCCCCATAGGGAGTTAGGTGGCCTTCCTTATAGAAGAATATGCAGATGTGTGCACAGAtgctaatgagtgccaattaaaatCATCTGGCAATTGagagcttgttaaaccaatttgcatgcatatctcaGCAGTGTGCACAATTGTGGGTActatacatagaatctgggagataagTGTGCACTATTTTCAGTGCGTACATCTTCCTAGTATGTATTTTCCCAGTAgtattatacggtctgtgccagagccggtggttgggaggcggggatagtgctgggcagacttacacggtctgtgccctgaaaaggacaggtacaaatcaaggtaaggtatacacaaaaagtagcacatatgagtttattttgttgggcagactggatggaccatgcaggtctttttctgccgtcatctactatgttactatgtatgttacatgtgtaattaGGAAAGCATGCATATGTGTAAATAGCATAGACTTATTGGCAAACGCCACTCGTTTGAAACTACTGCCCTATCCATACAACATAAAATACCAGAGAGCCATCGGGGTCAGTGCACACCTTACAAGCACAGATTTAATAAAACCTGTCTCGTGAGGAGAAAGGTATTAAGGTGTGCTGAGCAAGCTTTAAACCCCCAAAAGAATGTCAAGTTAGGGTAATCTGGTTTCATGGAATAAGACTATTAAAACAGGTTCAAAGACAGATCACATTGCACCAGTGTTGGCCTTCGTTGGAAGCAGATTAAGAAAATTCAAGGTTTTAATTTGAGGGGCACTCCTGTCTTTAAAGGCTTTGTACTATTCTGCTTTACATACACAGGTGGATTTCCTTGAAATTTAATGACAGAAAGCTAGATGGTCTCAAGTTGTGTGCTTTTGTGGAAAGTCTCCTAATTTTATTCAGGAAACAGGATTTGACTGTCAGAGGTGTCAGGAACATGGCTGTTATGGTGTGACAAATGATGTCGCATAGGACACATTTATTAGGTTTTAAATGTCCTTGACTTCTAATATTGGGATATTCTTGACATTGAAATATGACATAAGTGAGGTTAGATTGGTCTGAAATAAGGGTAGCATTTTCTTATGCagtaaaataaa
It encodes:
- the CD9 gene encoding LOW QUALITY PROTEIN: CD9 antigen (The sequence of the model RefSeq protein was modified relative to this genomic sequence to represent the inferred CDS: inserted 1 base in 1 codon; deleted 1 base in 1 codon), which gives rise to MAVKGGVKCIKYLLFIFNFIFWLAGSAVLGIGLWLRFDSQTKPIFEAETGSSFYTGVYILIGAGALMMVVGFLGCCGAIQESQCMLGLFFGFLLLIFAIEVAAAIWGFANKGKVIEELQNFYRDTYSKYMQTREDSVKETLRTIQLALNCCGMTGAVEQLLSDTCPKQEGLSVLTVKACPSAIEEVFNSKFHIIGAVGXGIAVVMIFGMIFSMVLCCAIRNNREMV